Part of the Benincasa hispida cultivar B227 chromosome 12, ASM972705v1, whole genome shotgun sequence genome is shown below.
ATCAAGCTCTCCAGTCTCAACTCTCACGGCAGTCGGCACAATACATTTCAAGTTCTGGTCCTCATCTACCTCTTTTCTTCCTTGGAGAGTAAGAGTACCAGAAGGTAATATTCAAACAAAATGGATCCCCCTCCCAGTAAGAGTGctcataggaaaaaaaaaaaaatagaacgaCAATTTTTCACAATGCAAATGCCTTCCTGTGCGGCCAATTAACTTTATCCGGAAATTATAATCATTTAAATTCCACTTTTCAGAAGCAAATACCTTCACATAAAGCTTACACTTAACTTCATGCACTACAACCACCCCTTTCTCTTCAGACTTCTTCACAGATGGGCTGCTTGGCTGCTCCAAGTCATTTTCTACAACCAAAACAAGGCCTCAAATTAAGAAAGTGgcactttaaaattaaaaacaacattTACACTCGAATATGCTCCAGCCCCGGGAAGATACCATGAggtcaatttatttttaaaataatgtggGTGGGGGGAACCATAATCTCGTATGTGAAGTTCTTACACACTAACAAgtgtcagttttttttttttttttttgcattgttGGATGGTGAAATGGTGTGACAAGACTCATCAGCTTGAAAACAAAAGACATTTACTACAATTCTGAATTCACAATTAAAATCCTTGCTCCCCCCAGCACCAACATTTACTACAAATTTGAGTCCAAGTTTCGGTAAAGAAAAGTCAAGAAAATTGCCAAAAAAATAACTAACAGTAGATGATCTATAATCCATTTAACTATTTAGAGCTCAAAATTTGAGCATTAAGGCCGTCAATAACAGATTGAACATGATAACTTGACTTATTTATAATTTGCTAGTCTCAAGTCATCATTGGTGCAACAATGTATAACAGTTGGACCTTCACATTAAGATTAACCTAGAGATGtattgaaatataaatataagcAGAGTAGTTTAAAGAGATACAACTAGATCAAGAAATAACTAAAAGAAAGTGCAAAATCTCAAGAATCTCACCGTCATCCGCATTCTCTGAAGTTGGGACTGCAGTTTGACCAACAGAAACACCATTGGCAAGAACTGAATTTTGTAATCCTTGCCaaaggaagagaaaagaaaaggagtTCATTTAGAACCAAACTAAGGAATTGTGGGATAGTTTAATACTAGTTGCATAACAAACTATACTACTTTTAGTTCTCTAAGAACGTAATCATAGCAACAAAGGAACAGAGGAGAGGTAATCAATTATAACTAAATGTTAAAAGATCATGAATCACATGCTAAAACTTGACTCGGAAAATAATAAGAACATGGTTGTTTTCCTTGTTACTATGAATAATTCATATCAATTAAAAGAAATCAGTCCTAGCCTAACCAGTATAAACATCTGGCATAAGTGGAACTTCAACAAAATGTCAATCTTTCTTTATTCATCGAGATGCATCATAACCCAGCAAATCAGCCAGGAGACTTGATAGATATTTGAAGTTCAACGTGGGATGCCCTAAGGCCCTTTATACTCGTGACATTTCCATATAAGTTTCCAAGAGAGTGATCATGTTTTTGGTATCTAAAAACATCATGAGAACATATatgaaattacttttttttagtgaGAAACATTGATCAAGAGATCATATATGAAATTACTGAAAATATGGTCAAATCCAGTCTTATATCATTTTCTATAATATCTaacataaataacaaaaaactataattattaaaaaaaaattgtaaatccaCTTTGGTAATACAATTTCTctagttattaatttttttttttttacaacccatgaaaatcaaagctAGCCATAACACTTCAAGTGACGTAACAGACGTGATGAACAAATATAGTTCACTTTCTTTTCCCTTTGTTTTCCATGTTGCGCCAAAATTTAGCATATTGAATACTCAATGAAGACACCAAAATCCTTGCAAAAGAATAATGCTAAGAGCTAGAAAGTAATGCTACCAAATATGCTAGGGGCTTGATGGTTGAAGAATGCCCCAGAGGTCCATGAAGTTGTACTGCTAGTAGTTGCACTAGTAGGTGCAAAACCAGTTTGTCCTTGAAATAGTTTTACATCAGTATTCTTGCGTTCAGTTTCTGTCTTCTTTTCAGCTATGGAAGATCCAGTAGAAGGTGAACTTTCTCCTTTAACAGTGTTTGCTTTGAGCCACTCGACAATATCACTAAATTTTTCCTTTGAATACAAAACGAATTAAGTCATGGATActgatttgaaaaataatttggatATGTAAGCCTGACATTTAGTGTGAAATTCAACAAAGACACTTTAAACAAATGAATTCTTGATATGCAATAAATTTACAGCATATAAAGCAGGGTGCATTTGATTCTGCCTTATCAAAAGAGAGATGAATGCTTGTTAATAGTTAAGAAATTCTTGATCAAGTCAAATTGATTTCTTATTGTGTTAAAGATGTTACACGTCTACAAATTCATCTGAAGGGCATGATTTAGTCATCAAACAGGACCTATAAAATAGCAGGGTGGAGTTTAGATGAAAGCAGAAGAAAACAATTATCAGCGCTTACCATAATACTTGAGGCATGAGTCAAGTAATCACGGACACCATCTTCCCAAAGTTCATCTGGATGATTGGCTAATTGTGACTGCACCCAACTGTATGCAAACAAAAAAATGTAGTATACATTTAATATCATACAGGTATGGAATCCCCATATTGACACTTCTAACATTCTAAAATCATAAACACTAGCAACTACAACTAGCTACTTTCTACAAAAAATCAGCAAATTCAATAAGCGTAAGCAATGATAATGCAAGATAACAAATGATCAAGAGGTTCATTTGAATTACGGTATTCACAGTTAGACCTTGCAAATTGAGTGTTAAGTGCTCTCACATGCTGCTGAGATGACTCCGCCCGGCGCACATCAAGTGTAGGTGTTTTTGTCTTCTGTTGTTGAGATGGTTCTGCCCTCTGAATATCAAATGAGGATCCCGCCAATATTCTTTTGTTACCAAACTGCATTAAATTtgcaagagagagagagagagagagagagaaatacaataagcTTTTAAGACATCAGGTGATTAAATCAGGAAGTGCTTTATCAATTAGCAATAAACACGTCGTTCATCGACTCCCTGTTCTTTTGTAGAAAAATTCGGGGGAAAACCCAATAGGACTCAATTAATGATTCAATAAAGTAAGAACACGTCAACCTTATAACTTAAACTCCCGCAAAGGGAGATTTTCAAAACACTCAAAGAAGCTAAGATTACTATAAGCAGACAAAAAGCACCGACCACCCAACGGAATTCAAGTACATGGAAATATTCTACTTGTTACAACCCAAAAATTGGGGGAAAATGCTCAATCCTAACTACGCTCTTCATGAAAGCCATCAAACAGAGCAAGTCAAAATTCAATGAAGCAAAGCACAGTCGATAGAAATTCATACCCAAAAGAGTAGTTCATAATTATCATTGAAGCTgtaaaatatatagaaaaaacaCGAGTAGGATATGTGGAAGAACAAATCAGGTTTCGGCGGATTACGGAGAAAGGAAAGAACATGAAAAAGGAACATACCACAGAATCGTAAGTGTCGGGAATCGAGTCTGATAAGGCAGAGCGCTTAGTTCCTCTCATAATTTTGAACAAATCTTGTAAAAGCGAAGAACAGTGAAAGAAAGATTTA
Proteins encoded:
- the LOC120068214 gene encoding uncharacterized protein LOC120068214 isoform X2, whose protein sequence is MCAGRSHLSSIWVQSQLANHPDELWEDGVRDYLTHASSIMEKFSDIVEWLKANTVKGESSPSTGSSIAEKKTETERKNTDVKLFQGQTGFAPTSATTSSTTSWTSGAFFNHQAPSIFGLQNSVLANGVSVGQTAVPTSENADDENDLEQPSSPSVKKSEEKGVVVVHEVKCKLYVKSTDPADKDAWKDKGTGQLSIKCKEGISKGTKESKPTIVIRNDVGRLLLNALIYPGIKTSTQKNSLVAIFHTSSEGDTNENGDKDTVVARTYLIRLKTEDDRNKLAEAIQECAPAP
- the LOC120068214 gene encoding uncharacterized protein LOC120068214 isoform X1 → MRGTKRSALSDSIPDTYDSVFGNKRILAGSSFDIQRAEPSQQQKTKTPTLDVRRAESSQQHVRALNTQFASWVQSQLANHPDELWEDGVRDYLTHASSIMEKFSDIVEWLKANTVKGESSPSTGSSIAEKKTETERKNTDVKLFQGQTGFAPTSATTSSTTSWTSGAFFNHQAPSIFGLQNSVLANGVSVGQTAVPTSENADDENDLEQPSSPSVKKSEEKGVVVVHEVKCKLYVKSTDPADKDAWKDKGTGQLSIKCKEGISKGTKESKPTIVIRNDVGRLLLNALIYPGIKTSTQKNSLVAIFHTSSEGDTNENGDKDTVVARTYLIRLKTEDDRNKLAEAIQECAPAP